The following are encoded together in the Kribbella voronezhensis genome:
- a CDS encoding pentapeptide repeat-containing protein translates to MQLADLRADCANCHGLCCVALTFAKSADFAIDKDAGEPCPNLEQDFRCGIHEKLRSKGFQGCTVYDCFGAGQKVSRLAGPSWREQPGQKMFEALPIMRQLHELLWYLTEALQLEQTRQLHPVLQQLRDHVEELTLQDLATVDLGAERQKVNEVLLETSKLVRGKQPKKKERRGADLFGAKLRGADLRAANLRGAYLIAADLREADLRQADLIGADLRDADLCGADLTDALFLTQSQVNAARGDAATKLPPAVLRPSHWG, encoded by the coding sequence GTGCAACTGGCGGACCTGCGCGCGGACTGCGCCAACTGCCACGGTCTTTGTTGTGTCGCGTTGACCTTCGCGAAGTCGGCGGATTTCGCGATCGACAAGGATGCGGGCGAGCCGTGCCCGAATCTCGAGCAGGACTTCCGCTGTGGGATCCACGAGAAGCTGCGGTCGAAGGGCTTCCAGGGCTGCACGGTGTACGACTGTTTCGGTGCCGGCCAGAAGGTGTCGCGGCTGGCAGGGCCTAGTTGGCGCGAGCAGCCGGGGCAGAAGATGTTCGAGGCGTTGCCGATCATGCGGCAGTTGCACGAGCTGCTCTGGTATCTGACCGAGGCGTTGCAGTTGGAGCAGACGCGGCAGCTTCACCCAGTGCTGCAGCAACTTCGAGACCACGTCGAGGAGCTCACGCTGCAGGATCTGGCGACAGTCGACCTCGGGGCCGAGCGGCAGAAGGTCAACGAAGTGCTGCTGGAGACCAGCAAGCTCGTCCGGGGCAAGCAGCCGAAGAAGAAGGAACGCCGCGGAGCTGACCTGTTCGGGGCAAAACTCCGCGGCGCGGACCTGCGAGCTGCCAACCTGCGGGGTGCCTACCTGATCGCGGCCGACCTGCGGGAGGCCGATCTGCGCCAGGCCGACCTGATCGGCGCCGACCTCCGCGACGCCGACCTGTGCGGTGCCGACCTCACCGACGCCCTCTTCCTCACCCAGTCCCAGGTCAACGCGGCCCGTGGCGATGCCGCGACCAAACTCCCTCCTGCAGTACTACGACCAAGCCACTGGGGTTAG
- the prfB gene encoding peptide chain release factor 2: MAGPDFDADLKALDATLTSIEKVLDVPAMKRDIADLGEQVAAPDLWNDQANAQKVTSRLSRLEADLERLTGLRSRVDDLGIMIELARDENDSDALAEAEREIASLTKSIQSLEVRTLLSGEYDEREALVTIRSGAGGVDAADFAEMLQRMYLRWAERHGYPTEVYDTSYAEEAGLKSTTFGVKAPYAYGTLSIESGTHRLVRISPFDNQGRRQTSFAAVEVVPVLEQTDEIDVPEEELRIDVYRSSGPGGQSVNTTDSAVRITHIPTGTVVSCQNEKSQLQNKASAMVILKAKLLALKKAEERAQIDALRGDVQGSWGDQMRSYVLHPYQMVKDLRTLYESGNTSGVFDGEIDEFIEAGIRWRRTGQQAADQN; encoded by the coding sequence GTGGCTGGACCTGATTTCGACGCTGACCTGAAGGCACTCGACGCGACCCTGACGTCCATCGAGAAAGTTCTCGACGTCCCGGCGATGAAGCGCGACATCGCCGACCTCGGCGAGCAGGTCGCGGCGCCGGACCTGTGGAACGACCAGGCCAACGCGCAGAAGGTGACGTCCCGGCTGTCCCGGCTGGAGGCCGACCTCGAGCGGCTGACCGGTCTGCGGAGCCGGGTCGACGACCTCGGCATCATGATCGAGCTGGCCCGCGACGAGAACGACAGCGACGCGCTGGCCGAGGCCGAGCGCGAGATCGCCTCGCTGACCAAGTCGATCCAGTCGCTCGAGGTCCGCACCCTGCTGTCCGGCGAGTACGACGAACGCGAGGCGCTCGTCACCATCCGCTCCGGCGCCGGTGGCGTCGACGCGGCGGACTTCGCCGAGATGCTGCAGCGGATGTACCTGCGCTGGGCCGAGCGGCACGGCTACCCGACCGAGGTCTACGACACGTCGTACGCCGAAGAGGCCGGGCTCAAGTCGACCACCTTCGGCGTCAAGGCGCCGTACGCGTACGGCACGCTGAGCATCGAGTCCGGCACGCACCGGCTGGTCCGGATCTCGCCGTTCGACAACCAGGGCCGCCGGCAGACCTCGTTCGCCGCGGTCGAGGTGGTCCCGGTGCTGGAGCAGACCGACGAGATCGACGTACCGGAAGAAGAGCTGCGGATCGACGTGTACCGGTCGTCCGGGCCGGGTGGGCAGAGCGTCAACACGACCGACTCGGCCGTCCGGATCACCCACATCCCGACCGGCACCGTGGTCTCCTGCCAGAACGAGAAGTCGCAGCTGCAGAACAAGGCCAGCGCGATGGTGATCCTGAAGGCGAAGCTGCTGGCGCTGAAGAAGGCCGAGGAGCGCGCCCAGATCGACGCGCTGCGCGGCGACGTGCAGGGCTCGTGGGGCGACCAGATGCGCTCGTACGTGCTGCACCCGTACCAGATGGTCAAGGACCTGCGGACGCTGTACGAGTCCGGGAACACCAGTGGCGTGTTCGACGGTGAGATCGACGAGTTCATCGAGGCGGGGATCCGCTGGCGCCGTACCGGCCAGCAGGCCGCCGACCAGAACTGA
- a CDS encoding helix-turn-helix domain-containing protein → MVRLPLTPADVERGQRLGALLRRARGERSMLETALDARVSPETLRKIETGRVATPAFPTIAAIADVLGLSLDDVWAEINRPEPGAEPTGRTRARLAS, encoded by the coding sequence ATGGTCAGATTGCCGCTCACTCCCGCGGACGTCGAGCGCGGACAGCGCCTCGGTGCACTGCTGCGCCGCGCCAGGGGCGAGCGCTCGATGCTGGAGACCGCTCTCGACGCCCGCGTCTCCCCGGAGACCCTCCGCAAGATCGAGACGGGCCGCGTGGCGACGCCGGCCTTCCCGACGATCGCCGCGATCGCCGACGTCCTCGGCCTGTCCCTCGACGACGTGTGGGCCGAGATCAACCGGCCCGAGCCCGGCGCCGAACCAACCGGCCGTACCCGGGCCCGACTGGCCTCCTAA
- the map gene encoding type I methionyl aminopeptidase, with the protein MIEILNPAELARAKVTGALVADILQTLRNRCTVGTNLLDIDRWTQTMIAEAGAESCYVDYEPSFGRGPFGHYICTAVNDAVLHGLPSDYALADGDLLTLDLAVLKGGVAADSAISFIVGDSKPAESIALIDATERALRAGIAAAGPGARIGDISHAIGSVLSAAGYSINTEFGGHGIGSTMHQDPHVANTGQPGRGYKLRPGLLLALEPWVMEDTAKLVTDADGWTLRSATGCRTAHSEHTIAITDDGAEILTLPTRAA; encoded by the coding sequence ATGATCGAGATCCTGAACCCTGCCGAACTGGCCCGAGCAAAAGTGACCGGCGCTCTGGTCGCCGACATCCTGCAGACGCTGAGAAACCGCTGCACGGTCGGCACCAACCTGCTGGACATCGACCGCTGGACCCAGACCATGATCGCCGAGGCCGGCGCCGAGTCCTGCTACGTCGACTACGAGCCGTCGTTCGGCCGTGGGCCGTTCGGACACTACATCTGCACAGCCGTCAACGACGCCGTGCTCCACGGGCTGCCGTCCGACTACGCACTGGCCGACGGCGATCTGCTGACGCTCGACCTCGCCGTACTGAAAGGCGGAGTTGCCGCTGACTCGGCGATCAGCTTCATCGTGGGCGACTCCAAGCCCGCGGAGAGCATCGCGCTGATCGACGCGACCGAGCGTGCCCTGCGTGCAGGGATCGCGGCTGCCGGTCCCGGAGCGCGCATCGGGGACATCTCCCACGCCATCGGCTCGGTCCTCAGCGCGGCGGGCTATTCCATCAACACCGAGTTCGGCGGCCATGGGATCGGCTCGACGATGCACCAGGACCCGCACGTCGCGAACACCGGTCAGCCGGGCCGCGGGTACAAACTCCGTCCTGGGCTGCTGCTCGCGCTGGAGCCGTGGGTGATGGAGGACACCGCCAAGCTCGTCACCGATGCCGACGGCTGGACGCTCCGCAGCGCGACCGGCTGCCGCACAGCCCACAGCGAACACACGATCGCCATCACCGACGACGGCGCCGAGATCCTCACGCTGCCCACGCGAGCGGCCTGA
- a CDS encoding Tad domain-containing protein yields the protein MTVLIIGFAAVVLMMIVVVTDISKVFLVRRDLDATADGAVLAAANGLAAIYAQDGSGENAQLDPDEARRLTAEYLDSVGASNRFDGLDWTADVTGTTVTVHLSSAVDLPFAPPGWQGTADIGSDAAAVVPIR from the coding sequence ATGACGGTGTTGATCATCGGGTTCGCGGCCGTGGTGTTGATGATGATCGTGGTGGTGACCGACATCTCCAAGGTGTTCCTGGTCCGGCGCGATCTGGATGCGACGGCGGATGGTGCGGTCCTCGCGGCGGCGAACGGGCTGGCGGCGATCTACGCACAGGACGGTTCCGGAGAGAACGCGCAGCTCGACCCCGACGAAGCACGCCGGCTGACCGCGGAGTACCTGGATTCTGTCGGCGCGAGCAACCGATTCGACGGTCTCGACTGGACGGCCGATGTCACCGGTACGACGGTGACCGTTCACCTCTCCTCGGCGGTGGACCTGCCGTTCGCGCCACCCGGCTGGCAAGGGACCGCCGACATCGGCTCGGACGCGGCAGCCGTCGTACCGATTCGTTGA
- a CDS encoding TadE family protein, protein MVDFVMVSTLVVPLFLGILQVGLFLYVRNTVTAAASEGAHYAAVLNREPVDGEARTRELVDGVVRNELIDSVTAEAVDVDGQPGVVVVVEAHMPPLGLWGPGISFHVEGHAIKETGQ, encoded by the coding sequence GTGGTCGACTTCGTGATGGTGTCGACGCTCGTGGTCCCGCTGTTCCTGGGGATCCTGCAGGTCGGACTGTTCCTGTACGTGCGGAACACGGTGACCGCCGCGGCTTCCGAGGGCGCCCACTATGCGGCAGTCCTGAATCGCGAACCCGTCGACGGTGAAGCCCGCACCCGCGAACTGGTGGACGGCGTCGTACGGAACGAGCTGATCGACTCGGTCACGGCCGAAGCCGTCGACGTGGACGGTCAGCCCGGAGTGGTCGTTGTCGTCGAGGCCCACATGCCACCCCTTGGTCTGTGGGGACCCGGCATCAGCTTCCACGTCGAAGGCCACGCCATCAAGGAAACCGGCCAATGA
- a CDS encoding type II secretion system F family protein produces the protein MSPMLLGAFVGGLFGAGLLLVVRRLPFLRRPSVDDRIGPYLRDIGGSEVFSGVVDSSSPFYAILRLFGPSLRAGANRLERLLGGASSVRRRLSRAAIDRTVEEFRIEQVLWGAAGFGVGLVVALVSLSLGIGNPVGLLVLSGFLAVIGVLARDTYLTTQVRRRERRLLAELPTVAELLALSVAAGEGPAAALDRVARSCRGELSIELQRVLAETRAGEPLVRALDGLADRTGLVALSRFADGLAVALERGTPLADVLRAQAGDIREANRRELIESGARREVAMMIPVVFLVLPVTIAFAFYPGAVGIRLIAG, from the coding sequence ATGAGCCCGATGCTGCTGGGCGCGTTCGTCGGCGGGCTGTTCGGAGCCGGCCTGCTGCTGGTGGTGCGGCGGCTGCCGTTCCTGCGACGGCCTTCGGTCGACGACCGGATCGGGCCGTATCTGCGCGATATCGGCGGCTCGGAGGTGTTCTCCGGTGTGGTCGACTCGAGTTCGCCGTTCTACGCGATCCTGCGGTTGTTCGGGCCGTCGCTGCGGGCCGGGGCGAACCGGCTGGAGCGGCTGCTCGGTGGGGCGAGCTCCGTCCGGCGCCGGCTGTCCCGAGCCGCCATCGACCGGACTGTCGAGGAGTTCCGGATCGAGCAGGTGCTCTGGGGCGCGGCCGGGTTCGGCGTCGGGCTCGTCGTCGCCCTGGTCTCGCTGTCGCTCGGCATCGGCAATCCGGTCGGACTTCTCGTGCTCTCCGGCTTCCTTGCCGTGATCGGTGTGCTTGCCCGGGACACCTACCTCACCACGCAGGTGCGGCGCCGCGAGCGGCGGTTGCTCGCCGAATTGCCAACGGTGGCAGAGCTTCTGGCGTTGTCGGTGGCCGCCGGAGAGGGGCCGGCCGCAGCGCTCGACCGGGTGGCACGGTCGTGTCGTGGCGAGCTGTCCATCGAGCTGCAGCGGGTGCTCGCCGAGACCCGCGCCGGTGAGCCACTGGTCCGCGCGCTCGACGGCCTGGCCGACCGGACCGGTCTGGTCGCGCTGTCCCGATTCGCCGACGGTCTCGCGGTCGCCCTCGAACGAGGCACCCCGTTGGCCGACGTACTGCGTGCGCAGGCGGGCGATATCCGTGAGGCGAACCGACGTGAGCTGATCGAGTCGGGCGCACGTCGCGAAGTGGCCATGATGATCCCGGTGGTGTTTCTCGTGCTCCCGGTGACCATCGCTTTCGCCTTCTATCCAGGCGCTGTCGGCATCCGGCTGATCGCCGGATGA
- a CDS encoding type II secretion system F family protein, with the protein MGLLLGLVFGIGLLLVAWSFLSPQDASPRGEGRLLRRSRELLASAGVEGVTPAAFIGACVLTGLVAFILMFVVSAALPIGLVFGVMAGGVPVALLKSRARKRLAEFRELWPDVVDNIASAVRAGLSLSEALAQVGERGPLPLRDPFRRFGADYASTGRFADSLDRLKARLADPVGDRVIEALRIAREVGGGDLGRLLRSLSSFLRDDARTRSELEARQSWSVNGARVAVAAPWLVLGMLSFQGDVIQRYNSPVGALIIGVGAVVCVIAYRLMLRIGRLPEPERVLR; encoded by the coding sequence ATGGGACTTCTGCTCGGATTGGTCTTCGGGATCGGCTTGTTGCTGGTTGCCTGGTCGTTCCTGTCGCCACAGGACGCCTCGCCGCGCGGCGAAGGCCGGTTGCTCAGGCGAAGCCGCGAGTTGCTGGCCAGTGCTGGGGTCGAGGGCGTGACTCCGGCCGCCTTCATCGGCGCGTGCGTGCTGACGGGTCTGGTGGCCTTCATCCTGATGTTCGTGGTGTCGGCCGCGCTGCCGATCGGGCTGGTGTTCGGCGTGATGGCGGGCGGTGTTCCCGTTGCGCTGTTGAAGAGCCGGGCGCGGAAGCGGCTGGCCGAGTTCCGCGAGCTCTGGCCCGACGTGGTCGACAACATCGCTTCCGCCGTCCGGGCCGGGTTGTCGTTGTCGGAGGCGCTGGCTCAGGTCGGGGAGCGTGGGCCGCTGCCGTTGCGGGATCCGTTCCGGCGGTTCGGTGCGGACTATGCCTCGACCGGGCGGTTCGCCGATTCGCTGGACCGGCTGAAGGCGCGGCTGGCTGATCCGGTCGGCGACCGGGTGATCGAGGCGCTCCGGATCGCTCGCGAGGTGGGCGGCGGCGACCTGGGCCGGTTGTTGCGTTCGTTGTCGAGCTTCCTGCGCGACGACGCGCGGACGAGATCCGAGCTGGAGGCGCGGCAGTCCTGGTCGGTGAACGGCGCCCGGGTGGCGGTGGCCGCGCCCTGGCTCGTGCTCGGCATGCTGTCGTTCCAGGGCGACGTGATCCAGCGCTACAACTCGCCGGTGGGCGCCTTGATCATCGGCGTCGGCGCGGTGGTCTGTGTGATCGCGTACCGATTGATGCTGCGGATCGGCCGGCTGCCCGAGCCCGAGCGGGTGCTGCGATGA
- a CDS encoding CpaF family protein translates to MTADRLAARRSGWNGAVELIDAQVRDVVRREGIDPLRNPAAVNTIVATVVKEYDERSLTGIVPPIGDLEAVSREVHDRVAGFGPLQRYLDDPAVEEIWINEPSRVFIAREGRHELTTTVLTEEEVADLVERMLKTTGRRIDVSQPFTDARLPDGSRVHIVLGGITQRYAAINIRKFTVRATRLADLVSLGSITPHGAAVLDAAVASGLNILVSGGTQAGKTTMLNALAGSIPGSERVISCEEVFEIKLPIPDWVSMQTRQAGLEGTGEVRLRDLVKESLRMRPSRIIVGEVRGEECLDLLLALNSGLPGMCTIHANSAREALTKMCTLPLLAGENIGSRFVLPTVAGCVDLVVHLGIASDGQRRVREIVSVSGRIEDQTIETETLFATLDGQLRRAEGQLPHPERFQQAGYSPAGLLTELPRGVN, encoded by the coding sequence ATGACAGCCGACAGACTTGCCGCGCGCCGGTCCGGCTGGAACGGCGCGGTCGAGCTGATCGACGCCCAGGTCCGCGACGTGGTCCGGCGCGAGGGGATCGACCCGCTCCGCAACCCGGCCGCGGTGAACACGATCGTCGCGACGGTCGTGAAGGAGTACGACGAGCGCAGCCTGACCGGGATCGTCCCGCCGATCGGCGACCTGGAGGCGGTCAGTCGCGAGGTACACGACCGGGTGGCCGGCTTCGGCCCGCTGCAGCGGTATCTGGACGATCCCGCGGTCGAGGAGATCTGGATCAACGAGCCCAGCCGGGTGTTCATCGCCCGCGAGGGGCGGCACGAGCTGACCACCACGGTGCTCACCGAGGAAGAGGTCGCCGATCTGGTCGAGCGGATGCTGAAGACCACCGGGCGGCGAATCGACGTCTCCCAGCCGTTCACGGACGCGCGGCTTCCGGACGGCAGCCGGGTGCACATCGTGCTCGGCGGCATCACCCAGCGGTATGCGGCGATCAACATCCGCAAGTTCACCGTCCGGGCCACCCGGCTGGCGGATCTGGTCTCGCTCGGTTCGATCACGCCGCACGGGGCAGCCGTTCTCGACGCGGCCGTTGCCTCCGGCCTCAACATCCTCGTCTCGGGCGGCACGCAGGCAGGCAAGACGACGATGCTGAACGCGCTGGCCGGGTCCATCCCGGGCAGCGAGCGGGTGATCAGTTGTGAAGAGGTCTTCGAGATCAAGCTGCCGATCCCCGACTGGGTGTCGATGCAGACCCGGCAGGCCGGGCTGGAGGGCACCGGCGAGGTCCGGTTGCGCGACCTGGTCAAGGAGTCCCTGCGGATGCGGCCGTCGCGAATCATCGTCGGCGAGGTCCGCGGCGAGGAGTGCCTCGATCTGCTGCTCGCCTTGAACAGTGGGCTCCCCGGCATGTGCACGATCCATGCGAACTCCGCGCGCGAGGCGCTGACCAAGATGTGCACGCTGCCACTGCTCGCGGGCGAGAACATCGGATCCCGGTTCGTGCTGCCGACCGTCGCCGGGTGCGTGGATCTGGTGGTCCATCTCGGCATCGCGTCCGACGGGCAGCGGCGCGTGCGCGAGATCGTGTCGGTGAGTGGCCGGATCGAGGACCAGACGATCGAAACCGAGACGCTGTTCGCGACTCTCGACGGGCAGTTGCGGCGGGCCGAGGGACAACTGCCGCATCCGGAGCGCTTTCAGCAGGCCGGGTACTCGCCGGCCGGGTTGCTGACCGAGTTGCCGCGGGGGGTGAACTGA
- a CDS encoding SigE family RNA polymerase sigma factor, whose amino-acid sequence MRPNAEDFEEFARARTPHLYRTAWLLAGDRHHAEDLVQETLAKMFRAWRGLQRIDNPPAYAQTVLVRTFISQRRRRSWTEQPTSDLPDRAERPGDHALRLSLQNALAELAPLDRAVLVLRFFEDRSVEQVALDLGKNAGAIRTRTSRALDRLRIVLGDDAVHLIAL is encoded by the coding sequence ATGAGACCGAACGCGGAGGACTTCGAGGAGTTCGCCCGAGCGCGAACACCTCACTTGTACCGGACGGCCTGGTTGCTGGCCGGCGATCGGCATCATGCCGAGGACCTGGTCCAGGAGACGCTGGCCAAGATGTTCCGGGCCTGGCGCGGACTCCAGCGGATCGACAACCCACCGGCGTACGCGCAGACGGTGCTGGTGCGGACGTTCATCTCGCAACGGCGGCGACGGAGCTGGACCGAGCAGCCGACCTCGGACCTGCCGGACCGCGCCGAACGACCGGGTGACCACGCGCTGCGGCTGTCGCTGCAGAACGCCCTGGCCGAACTGGCTCCGCTCGATCGCGCCGTTCTGGTGCTGCGGTTCTTCGAAGATCGCAGCGTCGAACAGGTCGCGCTCGATCTCGGCAAGAACGCCGGTGCGATCAGGACCAGGACCTCCCGGGCGCTGGATCGCCTGCGGATCGTCCTCGGCGACGACGCCGTCCACCTGATCGCCCTCTGA
- a CDS encoding GntR family transcriptional regulator — MSTVQVSVDRNSRTPLHVQLAQQLEAAIQGGELPVGSRLSNEVDLAEAYGLSRPTVRQAIARLVDQGLLVRKRGVGTQVVGNSGQVRRSLELTSLYDDLSAAHRKPETEVLRFGVVPASAEVATALQCELGDRVLRLERLRRADGEPLALMRNWLPPEMLDTDPATLAERGLYELLRAEGVRLKVAHQTISAIPATPEQARLLTEEPGCPLLATTRITYDDHGRAVEYGSHLFRASRYAFEHTLVHR; from the coding sequence ATGAGTACCGTCCAGGTCAGCGTCGATCGCAACAGCCGCACCCCGCTTCACGTCCAGCTTGCCCAGCAGCTCGAAGCAGCGATCCAGGGTGGCGAGCTGCCGGTCGGATCCAGGCTCAGCAACGAGGTCGACCTCGCGGAGGCCTACGGGCTGAGCCGCCCGACCGTGCGGCAGGCCATCGCGCGGCTGGTCGACCAGGGCCTGCTCGTGCGCAAGCGCGGCGTCGGTACTCAGGTGGTCGGCAACTCGGGCCAGGTCCGCCGCTCGCTGGAACTCACCAGCCTGTACGACGACCTGTCGGCCGCACATCGCAAGCCTGAGACCGAGGTACTGCGCTTCGGTGTCGTCCCAGCCAGCGCAGAGGTCGCCACTGCTCTGCAGTGCGAGCTGGGAGATCGCGTACTGCGGCTGGAACGGCTCCGGCGAGCAGATGGCGAGCCACTCGCCCTGATGCGCAACTGGTTGCCGCCGGAGATGCTGGACACGGATCCGGCGACCCTGGCCGAGCGCGGCCTCTACGAGTTACTCAGAGCCGAGGGCGTCCGCCTGAAGGTGGCACACCAGACGATCTCGGCCATCCCGGCCACACCCGAACAAGCCCGGCTCCTCACCGAGGAACCGGGCTGTCCGCTGCTTGCGACGACGCGGATCACGTACGACGACCACGGGCGCGCCGTCGAGTACGGCTCACACCTGTTCCGTGCGTCCCGCTACGCCTTCGAGCACACCCTCGTCCACCGCTGA
- a CDS encoding Gfo/Idh/MocA family oxidoreductase translates to MQTDHGLEVVRIALIGAGRIGTMHAGNIARRVPAAELRTVADPRLDAAQQVAGLYGATATADVDDVFKDPDIHAVAITSIAAAHAELIEKAAEAGKAVFCEKPAGLTMAEIDRAIAVTERAGVPFQVGFNRRFARDFAAAYRTIREGGIGTPQLMRSITRDPGRADGVVRAANVKPWTIFRETLIHDFDTLLWLNEGAEPIEVYTRADTLVAPQYKEDGLIDTAVVMVTFDNGAIATAEANFSALYGYDVRGEVFGSKGMVTAGRHGSTPMLHYSEDGIQQRTLRSDEEMFADAYVQEVCDFTDAIRTNGTPPVTGADARRALRLALAAMKSHEEHRPVKPEEIA, encoded by the coding sequence ATGCAAACCGACCATGGGCTGGAAGTCGTCCGGATCGCGTTGATCGGGGCGGGCAGGATCGGGACGATGCACGCGGGCAACATCGCGCGCCGGGTGCCGGCGGCGGAGCTCAGAACTGTTGCCGATCCGCGGCTGGACGCAGCCCAGCAGGTCGCAGGCTTGTACGGCGCGACCGCGACCGCGGATGTCGACGACGTGTTCAAGGATCCCGACATCCACGCGGTGGCGATCACCTCGATCGCGGCGGCGCACGCCGAGCTGATCGAGAAGGCGGCCGAGGCGGGCAAGGCGGTCTTCTGCGAGAAGCCTGCCGGTCTGACGATGGCCGAGATCGACCGCGCGATCGCGGTCACCGAGCGGGCCGGCGTACCGTTCCAGGTCGGCTTCAACCGCCGCTTCGCGCGGGACTTCGCCGCGGCGTACCGGACGATTCGCGAAGGTGGGATCGGCACACCGCAGTTGATGCGGTCGATCACCCGTGATCCCGGCCGGGCGGACGGTGTGGTCCGCGCGGCGAATGTGAAGCCCTGGACGATCTTCCGGGAGACGCTGATCCACGACTTCGACACGCTGCTGTGGCTGAACGAAGGAGCCGAGCCGATCGAGGTCTACACCAGAGCGGACACGCTGGTCGCCCCGCAGTACAAGGAAGACGGGCTGATCGACACGGCGGTCGTGATGGTGACGTTCGACAACGGGGCGATCGCGACCGCCGAGGCGAACTTCTCCGCGCTGTACGGGTACGACGTCCGTGGCGAGGTGTTCGGCTCGAAGGGAATGGTGACGGCCGGGCGCCATGGCAGCACGCCGATGCTGCACTACTCCGAGGACGGGATTCAGCAGCGGACGTTGCGCAGCGACGAGGAGATGTTCGCGGACGCCTATGTCCAGGAGGTCTGCGACTTCACCGACGCGATCCGTACGAACGGCACGCCGCCCGTGACCGGTGCCGACGCTCGGCGCGCGTTGCGACTTGCCTTGGCGGCGATGAAATCCCATGAGGAACACCGGCCGGTGAAGCCCGAAGAGATCGCCTGA
- a CDS encoding Gfo/Idh/MocA family protein has protein sequence MEPLRIGILGAARIAGRAIAEPARLTGARLVAVAARDTERAAAFAAEHGVERVHASYQDVIDDPDVEVVYNPLANGLHGPWNLRAIAAGKHVLTEKPSASNAIEAAQVRDAAREAGVVLMEGFHYHFHPVTRRLHELLAKGELGELQHVEATMVMPPPDDDDPRWSLALAGGAVMDVGCYALHATRMLAPWGGGTPTLASARAGERRRLPGVDEWLNADLAFPNGATAAVRTSMAAEELDFSLRITGTRGEAFAPSFVLPQLDDRVMVKTKEDTWVEQLGRKSSYAYQLEAFTAHLRDGAELPIDADDAVATMELIDACYRDAGLQPRPVSRL, from the coding sequence ATGGAACCGCTGCGTATCGGAATCCTCGGCGCCGCCCGGATCGCGGGCCGCGCGATCGCCGAACCGGCCCGGCTGACCGGTGCCCGGCTGGTCGCGGTCGCCGCGCGGGACACCGAGCGGGCGGCCGCGTTCGCCGCGGAGCACGGGGTCGAACGGGTGCACGCGTCGTACCAGGACGTGATCGACGACCCGGACGTCGAGGTGGTCTACAACCCGTTGGCGAACGGGCTGCACGGGCCGTGGAATCTGCGGGCCATTGCCGCAGGCAAGCATGTGCTGACCGAGAAGCCGTCGGCCAGCAACGCGATCGAGGCCGCGCAGGTTCGCGATGCGGCGCGCGAAGCAGGCGTCGTACTGATGGAAGGGTTCCACTACCACTTCCACCCCGTCACCCGGCGGCTGCACGAGTTGCTGGCCAAAGGTGAGCTGGGCGAACTGCAGCACGTCGAGGCAACGATGGTGATGCCACCACCGGACGACGATGACCCACGCTGGTCGCTGGCGCTGGCAGGCGGTGCCGTGATGGACGTCGGTTGCTATGCCTTGCACGCGACGCGGATGCTCGCTCCTTGGGGTGGCGGTACGCCGACCCTGGCGAGCGCGCGCGCCGGAGAGCGCAGGCGGCTGCCGGGGGTCGACGAGTGGCTCAATGCCGATCTGGCGTTCCCCAACGGCGCAACGGCCGCGGTGCGGACCAGCATGGCGGCCGAGGAGCTCGACTTCAGCCTGCGGATCACCGGCACTCGCGGCGAGGCGTTCGCGCCGAGCTTCGTCCTGCCCCAGCTGGACGACCGGGTGATGGTGAAGACCAAGGAGGACACCTGGGTCGAGCAGCTCGGCCGCAAGTCGTCGTACGCGTATCAGCTGGAAGCGTTCACCGCTCACCTGCGCGACGGCGCCGAGCTGCCGATCGACGCCGACGACGCGGTCGCGACGATGGAGCTGATCGACGCCTGCTACCGCGACGCGGGACTCCAGCCGAGGCCGGTCAGCCGGCTTTAG